In a single window of the Anaerocolumna cellulosilytica genome:
- a CDS encoding DUF1905 domain-containing protein, protein MNKLYEFNAEIKKVPDIDGAYIEIPFDVKQEFGKGRVPVYATFDGEPYEGSLVRMKTPCHILGLRKDIRQKIGKQPGDTVHVTLKERDRIKEEKQYG, encoded by the coding sequence TTGAACAAATTATATGAATTTAATGCGGAAATTAAAAAAGTACCTGACATTGATGGCGCGTACATTGAAATCCCATTTGATGTAAAACAGGAATTTGGTAAAGGAAGAGTACCGGTTTATGCAACCTTTGATGGAGAACCTTATGAGGGCAGCTTGGTTCGAATGAAAACCCCCTGTCATATACTGGGTTTAAGAAAAGATATACGTCAAAAGATTGGTAAGCAGCCGGGGGATACTGTACACGTTACATTGAAGGAAAGAGACAGAATAAAAGAAGAAAAACAATACGGATAA
- a CDS encoding sodium ion-translocating decarboxylase subunit beta has protein sequence MDFLLSGITSITIPQLIMYGVGILLIYLAIVKGYEPSLLLPMGFGAILVNIPLSGVLDQTLAGIGETHGIIEWLFQTGIETSEALPILLFIGIGAMIDFGPLLSNPVMFLFGAAAQFGIFFALSAATLLNFDIKDAASIGIIGAADGPTSILVSQILKSKYIGAIAVAAYSYMALVPLVQPLAIRLVTTKKERLIRMPYNPVSVSKRVKIIFPILVTFIAGLVAPMSVALVGFLMFGNLLRECGVLNTLSEAAQNILANLVTLLLGITISFSMKADAFVTKETLLIMALGLVAFIFDTIGGVLFAKFINLFRKNKINPMIGAAGISAFPMSARVVQKMAIKEDPTNHLLMHAIGANVSGQIASVVAGGIIIGLVSAL, from the coding sequence ATGGATTTTTTACTTTCGGGAATTACTTCAATTACAATTCCCCAATTAATTATGTATGGTGTTGGAATTCTACTTATTTACCTGGCTATTGTAAAAGGGTATGAACCATCTTTATTGCTGCCGATGGGCTTTGGAGCTATTCTGGTTAATATTCCTTTATCCGGAGTGTTAGACCAGACCTTAGCAGGAATCGGTGAAACCCATGGTATTATTGAGTGGTTATTTCAAACAGGTATTGAAACCTCCGAAGCTTTACCGATTCTGTTATTTATCGGTATTGGTGCAATGATTGACTTTGGTCCGCTGCTCTCCAATCCCGTTATGTTTTTATTTGGAGCCGCTGCCCAGTTCGGTATCTTTTTTGCCCTGTCTGCTGCCACCTTATTAAACTTTGACATTAAAGATGCTGCTTCCATCGGTATAATCGGTGCGGCAGACGGTCCTACTTCTATTTTAGTATCCCAAATCCTTAAATCAAAATATATCGGAGCAATCGCCGTAGCCGCCTATTCCTATATGGCTTTAGTACCTCTAGTACAGCCACTTGCCATTCGATTGGTAACTACAAAAAAAGAGCGTTTGATACGTATGCCCTATAACCCTGTATCCGTATCCAAACGAGTTAAAATTATATTCCCTATTCTTGTAACCTTTATTGCAGGTCTAGTAGCACCTATGTCAGTGGCTTTGGTCGGTTTCTTAATGTTTGGTAACCTCTTAAGAGAATGCGGCGTGCTAAATACCTTATCCGAGGCTGCCCAGAATATACTTGCAAACCTAGTTACCTTACTCCTTGGTATAACCATCTCCTTCAGTATGAAGGCAGATGCTTTTGTGACTAAGGAAACCTTGTTAATTATGGCTCTTGGACTTGTTGCCTTTATATTTGATACCATAGGCGGCGTATTATTTGCTAAATTTATCAACCTGTTCCGTAAAAATAAAATTAATCCAATGATTGGTGCTGCCGGTATATCTGCCTTCCCTATGTCCGCCCGTGTGGTTCAAAAGATGGCGATTAAAGAAGATCCTACCAATCATTTATTAATGCATGCCATAGGTGCTAACGTATCAGGACAGATTGCCTCTGTCGTTGCCGGTGGTATTATTATCGGACTAGTTAGTGCGTTATAA
- a CDS encoding sodium pump decarboxylase gamma subunit, which produces MNPDFLLSLTIMWKGMFGIFSVIILITLIVMLIQWVENKFFSHKEEH; this is translated from the coding sequence ATGAACCCAGATTTTTTATTATCCCTTACTATCATGTGGAAAGGTATGTTTGGAATCTTTTCAGTTATTATATTAATTACATTAATTGTTATGTTAATACAATGGGTTGAAAATAAATTCTTTTCCCATAAAGAAGAACATTAA
- the nox gene encoding H2O-forming NADH oxidase gives MSRIIVVGANHAGTAALNTILDNYKDHEVIAFDANTNISFLGCGMALWIGKQIAGPEGLFYSTKEKLEDKGARIYMETAVESIDYDKKIVYAKGVDGTEYKKTYDKLILATGSLPIVPDIEGKDLKNVQLVKLYQNAQDVIEKLKDESIHEVAVVGAGYIGVELAEAFKRWGKNVTLIDCVDTCLAGYYDTEFTDGMKEQLQKNGVKLAFGETVQKMEGKDRVERIVTDKNTYKADMVILAIGFKPNNKLGEGKLKLFRNGAFIVDKQQQTSLPDVYAIGDCATVYDNSVQELNYIALASNAVRSGIVAGHNCCDTKLESEGVQGSNGISIWGYNMLSTGLTLAKAKKLGFDAAAADYEDLQKPAFIEKNNKVKIRIVFDKKTRIILGAQMASDYDISMGLHMFSLAIQEQVTIDKIKLLDLFFLPHFNQPYSYIALAAQKAEK, from the coding sequence ATGAGCAGGATTATAGTTGTTGGAGCAAATCATGCGGGAACAGCCGCGCTAAATACTATTTTAGACAATTATAAAGATCATGAGGTTATTGCTTTTGATGCCAATACCAATATAAGTTTCTTAGGCTGTGGTATGGCATTATGGATTGGAAAACAAATTGCAGGGCCGGAAGGTCTGTTTTACTCCACGAAGGAAAAGTTAGAGGATAAAGGTGCCAGGATTTACATGGAAACGGCTGTGGAATCCATTGATTATGATAAAAAGATAGTATACGCTAAAGGTGTTGACGGAACAGAATATAAGAAGACCTATGATAAACTCATACTTGCCACCGGCTCTCTTCCCATTGTGCCGGACATTGAAGGCAAAGATCTGAAAAATGTTCAGTTAGTAAAGCTTTATCAGAATGCACAAGATGTTATTGAAAAGTTAAAAGATGAATCCATACATGAGGTTGCAGTAGTAGGTGCGGGATATATTGGTGTAGAGTTAGCAGAAGCCTTTAAGCGATGGGGCAAGAATGTGACCTTGATTGATTGTGTGGATACTTGTCTGGCAGGTTATTATGATACTGAATTTACTGACGGTATGAAGGAGCAGCTTCAAAAGAACGGAGTAAAATTAGCTTTTGGTGAGACGGTACAAAAGATGGAAGGAAAAGACAGAGTAGAGAGAATTGTAACAGATAAAAATACCTATAAAGCAGATATGGTGATTCTGGCAATTGGTTTTAAACCAAATAATAAATTAGGAGAAGGCAAACTGAAACTTTTCCGCAATGGTGCCTTTATTGTGGATAAGCAGCAGCAAACCAGTCTTCCGGATGTATATGCAATAGGTGACTGTGCCACCGTGTATGATAATTCCGTACAGGAATTAAATTATATTGCGTTAGCATCCAATGCCGTTCGATCAGGTATAGTGGCAGGTCATAACTGCTGCGATACGAAGCTTGAGTCGGAAGGAGTACAGGGTTCTAATGGAATTAGTATCTGGGGTTACAACATGCTGTCAACGGGCTTAACCCTGGCTAAGGCTAAAAAACTTGGGTTTGATGCAGCAGCAGCGGATTATGAAGATTTACAAAAGCCTGCTTTTATAGAAAAAAATAATAAGGTTAAAATCAGAATTGTTTTTGACAAGAAAACGAGAATCATACTGGGGGCTCAGATGGCCTCCGATTACGACATTTCCATGGGGCTTCATATGTTCTCCTTGGCAATACAGGAACAGGTAACTATTGATAAAATAAAACTATTGGATTTGTTTTTCCTGCCCCACTTTAACCAGCCTTATAGTTATATAGCATTGGCAGCTCAAAAAGCAGAGAAGTAA
- a CDS encoding DUF4474 domain-containing protein, whose product MFKLLSILNWISQPLGLKIYPVILYSLFPIVGILLVCLILRHMNRHRRKIIHLHSTTIPQENESIVFEVLQKVPKQDELSLKQLHTNEIQSFDNQSLETIITEENLINHAITMPNYEIKTVYPIIMPEEAPNIFKPGELTVDELNEDLEPFGFAYYPQDDIFYSIMDGWQRDCGYCQLYDEACATLSMIIDCEPIYFEYGGKRWLIEFWKGQYGMNTGAEIGVYTTTGPDLNIPGMFNGTFYDCASNEDHLVLGFRLKKFGKLLVARRQLHWWITCFVLGEFSHPGNLIMDCEVTFKNPDMRDAFLGGMYRAGYNKSQLTIQGNTVSFVYDKPKARQPLARNAITEFIMQTNNHRNCRAYNDATIGYTNHLDKINFIKKQAPKMYKKILNIRSSKEIYKLFDLLKDYLELPERPIDTYGTLVSESYYKQVKSAHPELIERHRIEAEESFLSTSDDKPEKIKETGTN is encoded by the coding sequence ATGTTTAAGTTGTTATCTATCCTAAACTGGATTTCACAGCCTTTAGGACTTAAGATATATCCGGTTATACTCTATTCCCTCTTTCCTATAGTTGGTATATTACTGGTCTGTCTCATCCTTAGGCACATGAATCGACACCGAAGAAAGATTATCCACTTGCACAGTACAACTATACCTCAGGAAAATGAATCTATTGTCTTTGAAGTATTGCAGAAAGTACCGAAACAGGATGAACTCTCTTTAAAACAACTTCACACCAATGAAATCCAATCCTTTGATAACCAATCACTTGAAACTATAATTACAGAAGAAAATTTAATTAACCATGCTATTACAATGCCCAATTATGAAATAAAAACGGTTTATCCTATAATTATGCCCGAAGAAGCTCCTAATATCTTTAAACCAGGTGAGTTAACAGTTGATGAATTAAATGAAGACTTGGAACCATTTGGATTTGCATATTATCCCCAGGATGACATCTTTTATTCTATAATGGATGGATGGCAAAGAGACTGTGGTTACTGCCAACTTTATGATGAGGCTTGTGCTACGCTTAGTATGATAATAGACTGTGAGCCGATTTATTTTGAATATGGCGGAAAACGCTGGCTTATTGAATTCTGGAAAGGGCAATACGGCATGAATACTGGTGCTGAAATCGGTGTATATACCACCACTGGACCTGACCTTAATATTCCTGGCATGTTTAATGGTACATTTTATGATTGCGCAAGCAATGAAGACCATCTGGTTTTAGGCTTTCGCTTAAAGAAATTTGGTAAACTGCTTGTTGCCCGCAGACAACTACATTGGTGGATAACCTGTTTTGTACTGGGTGAATTTTCACATCCTGGCAATCTGATTATGGACTGCGAAGTCACCTTTAAAAACCCCGACATGCGCGATGCTTTTCTTGGCGGTATGTATCGGGCCGGTTATAACAAAAGCCAGTTAACCATACAAGGCAACACCGTTTCCTTTGTATATGATAAACCGAAAGCTAGGCAGCCACTTGCAAGAAATGCAATTACAGAATTTATTATGCAGACCAACAATCACAGGAATTGCAGAGCTTATAACGATGCAACTATAGGATATACCAATCATTTAGACAAAATTAATTTTATTAAAAAACAAGCACCCAAAATGTATAAAAAAATACTCAATATACGTAGCTCCAAGGAAATCTACAAATTATTTGATTTACTAAAGGATTATCTTGAATTACCGGAAAGACCCATTGATACCTACGGCACGTTAGTTTCAGAATCTTACTATAAACAAGTAAAATCTGCCCACCCTGAATTAATCGAGCGCCACAGAATTGAAGCCGAAGAATCCTTTCTTTCCACATCCGATGATAAGCCTGAAAAAATCAAGGAAACAGGCACAAATTAA
- a CDS encoding metallophosphoesterase: MSASKRLTKVFETSKELLIDKNSKIVLMSDCHRGVGNWGDNFTNNQNLYFAALNYYYDNKFTYIELGDGDELWENRNMDKIIYTHSDAFWLISNLYRAKRFHMLYGNHDIEKKDLSFRRKYLQSYIDESQKKRVPLLPGIKIHEGLILTFKETNHKIFLIHGHQVDFLNYDIWKIARFLVRYLWRPIELLGIRNPTSASDSFSKKEKIEKKLSDWAQDQQHILIAGHTHRPVFPEPGKSLYFNDGSCVHPRCITGIEIENGNIVLVKWSIRTRTDRSLYVDRVILEGPVAIEKYFIEKLN, from the coding sequence ATGTCCGCTTCCAAACGGTTGACTAAAGTTTTTGAAACATCTAAAGAACTTCTTATTGACAAGAATTCAAAGATTGTTTTAATGAGTGATTGCCACCGTGGAGTAGGTAATTGGGGTGATAATTTCACAAATAATCAGAACTTATATTTTGCAGCTTTAAATTACTATTACGATAATAAATTTACGTATATTGAACTAGGTGACGGAGATGAACTTTGGGAAAACCGTAATATGGATAAAATTATCTACACCCATAGTGATGCTTTTTGGCTAATTTCAAATCTTTATAGAGCAAAACGATTTCATATGCTGTATGGTAATCATGATATTGAAAAAAAAGACCTGTCCTTTCGAAGAAAATATCTACAATCTTATATCGATGAAAGCCAAAAAAAGAGAGTTCCTCTTTTACCTGGAATTAAAATACATGAAGGTCTAATTCTTACCTTTAAAGAGACAAATCACAAAATATTTTTGATACATGGACATCAGGTGGATTTTTTAAATTATGATATTTGGAAAATAGCCCGGTTTTTAGTTCGGTACCTGTGGCGACCGATTGAATTATTAGGAATCAGAAATCCCACCAGTGCATCCGACAGCTTTTCAAAGAAAGAAAAAATTGAAAAAAAACTTTCTGATTGGGCTCAGGATCAACAGCACATTCTGATTGCAGGTCATACCCACAGGCCTGTATTTCCGGAGCCCGGAAAGTCATTATATTTTAATGATGGCAGTTGTGTCCATCCACGCTGTATTACAGGTATAGAAATTGAAAACGGGAACATTGTTTTAGTAAAGTGGTCAATCCGAACAAGAACAGACCGTTCGTTGTATGTAGACCGGGTAATTTTAGAAGGGCCGGTTGCGATTGAAAAATACTTTATAGAGAAATTAAACTAA
- a CDS encoding peptidoglycan-binding domain-containing protein — protein sequence MGIKMIKLHRKQLAALCLAAAIILQPVQVSMAALKRGNSSSEVKQVQLALKKLGYFKYSKATGYYGSITASAVKKFQRENGLTPDGIVGKQTKAVLAKYTPKVKSATFTKTTDGLLDWFNEVQYIWQRGTNATITDVDTGESFQVKRTFGTNHADVEPLTKKDAQIIKEIWGGFNWERRAVVVQVDDTVMAASFTAMPHAGVESKPAVQVVSGRSGGYGTGQNLDAVKGNGVSGVMDVHFLNSRTHSTNRLLSSQQNMVKKAAKYIQANY from the coding sequence ATGGGTATAAAAATGATTAAATTACATAGGAAGCAATTAGCAGCTCTTTGTCTGGCGGCTGCAATAATATTACAACCAGTGCAGGTTTCTATGGCGGCTCTAAAAAGAGGAAATAGCAGCAGTGAAGTGAAACAAGTGCAGCTTGCTTTAAAAAAATTAGGATATTTTAAATATTCAAAAGCAACAGGGTACTATGGAAGCATAACGGCTTCGGCCGTAAAGAAGTTTCAGAGGGAGAATGGCTTGACACCGGATGGAATTGTTGGAAAACAAACAAAAGCGGTGTTAGCAAAATATACTCCTAAAGTTAAGTCAGCAACATTTACAAAAACAACAGATGGATTGTTAGATTGGTTTAATGAAGTACAGTACATATGGCAAAGAGGAACGAATGCGACCATAACGGATGTGGATACAGGTGAAAGTTTTCAGGTAAAACGTACTTTTGGTACCAATCATGCAGACGTAGAGCCTTTAACAAAGAAAGACGCTCAAATTATTAAAGAAATATGGGGTGGTTTTAACTGGGAAAGACGTGCAGTCGTAGTTCAGGTAGATGATACAGTTATGGCAGCTTCTTTTACTGCAATGCCTCATGCAGGCGTTGAATCAAAACCGGCGGTGCAGGTTGTCAGTGGAAGAAGCGGGGGATATGGAACAGGTCAAAATCTGGATGCAGTCAAAGGAAATGGTGTAAGTGGTGTTATGGATGTTCATTTTTTAAACAGCCGTACCCATTCTACGAATAGACTGTTAAGCTCACAGCAGAATATGGTTAAAAAAGCAGCTAAGTACATACAGGCAAACTACTAA
- a CDS encoding Crp/Fnr family transcriptional regulator gives MNKYYNILKEVSLFHGINAEKIVDILVCLHGNVKKYKKNQPIILSGNPVPSLGIVLEGSGHIIREDIMGNRMLVTNLKAGDVFGETFACAGVKESPVSVYATDNCEILWISIQRIVSPCDAVCDFHSIIITNLLQILATKNLYLNQKMELLSKRTIREKVLAFLISEAQRKHASSFKIALNRNELADFLCIDRSAMSREMARLKKEGIIHYSKNHFQILKNLQDIPEDGIY, from the coding sequence ATGAATAAGTATTATAATATTTTAAAAGAGGTATCATTATTTCACGGAATAAATGCAGAGAAAATTGTTGATATATTGGTATGCCTGCATGGAAATGTTAAGAAATACAAAAAAAATCAACCAATCATTTTGTCGGGAAATCCAGTACCTTCTCTTGGTATAGTATTAGAAGGAAGTGGACATATCATACGGGAGGACATTATGGGAAATCGAATGCTGGTTACAAATCTTAAGGCAGGAGATGTATTTGGGGAAACCTTTGCTTGTGCTGGTGTAAAGGAAAGTCCGGTGAGTGTCTATGCAACAGATAATTGTGAAATACTCTGGATTTCCATTCAGCGGATAGTTTCGCCATGTGATGCAGTATGTGATTTTCATAGTATAATTATTACAAATTTATTACAGATTCTTGCTACTAAGAATCTGTATTTAAATCAAAAAATGGAATTGCTGTCAAAGCGGACAATTCGAGAAAAGGTTTTGGCATTTTTGATATCCGAGGCACAGAGAAAACATGCTTCTTCTTTTAAAATAGCATTAAATCGCAATGAGTTAGCAGACTTTTTATGTATAGACAGAAGTGCCATGTCCAGAGAAATGGCAAGACTAAAAAAAGAAGGAATCATTCATTATAGTAAAAATCATTTCCAAATATTGAAGAATCTTCAAGACATACCAGAAGATGGAATATATTAA
- a CDS encoding ABC transporter permease: MKKQEKNKVFLPPKKSIMYYIKKDWQLYVLIALPLLFVILFKYAAYPGLRMAFMDYKPAKGYAGSDWVGFEIFQKIFRDGDFIRALKNSLVFNFLDLLVGFPVPIILAILLNELKFPRFKKTSQTILYLPHFLSWVIVASVGYTLFKPETGLINILLRNQGLIQEGIPFLTEKYRWAVTYLLIGVWQTMGWGTIIYLAAITGISGELYEAATVDGANRFRRIWHITLPGIKSTTITLLIMNLGRVMGSNFERLDSFGNVQVRDFQYQLAIYVYEKGLSSGNFSRATAVGLFQSLVGLLLVLLADKFAKSIGEDGLI; this comes from the coding sequence TTGAAAAAACAAGAAAAGAATAAAGTCTTTTTACCACCAAAGAAAAGCATCATGTATTATATTAAAAAAGACTGGCAGTTATATGTGCTAATAGCACTACCTTTACTTTTTGTTATACTTTTTAAATATGCTGCTTATCCCGGACTGCGTATGGCCTTTATGGATTACAAACCTGCCAAAGGGTATGCTGGAAGTGACTGGGTTGGCTTTGAAATCTTCCAGAAGATTTTTAGGGATGGCGACTTTATCCGAGCGCTAAAGAATTCCTTAGTATTTAACTTTTTAGATTTATTAGTAGGATTTCCGGTACCGATTATTTTAGCAATCTTACTAAATGAATTAAAATTTCCCAGATTTAAAAAGACTTCACAGACCATATTATATTTACCCCACTTTTTATCCTGGGTTATTGTAGCTTCTGTTGGATATACTTTGTTTAAACCGGAGACTGGTCTTATAAACATTTTACTAAGAAATCAAGGTCTCATACAAGAAGGTATTCCTTTCCTAACAGAAAAATATCGTTGGGCGGTAACCTACCTGCTAATTGGTGTATGGCAGACCATGGGTTGGGGAACAATTATCTATCTTGCAGCCATAACAGGCATTAGTGGTGAGCTTTATGAAGCAGCTACCGTAGATGGTGCTAACCGGTTTCGTAGAATCTGGCACATCACTTTACCAGGAATTAAAAGTACCACCATTACTTTATTGATTATGAATTTAGGAAGAGTTATGGGAAGTAATTTCGAGCGTCTGGATTCTTTTGGAAATGTACAGGTTCGTGATTTCCAATACCAGCTGGCTATTTATGTATATGAAAAAGGTCTTAGTTCCGGTAACTTTAGCAGAGCAACCGCCGTTGGCCTTTTCCAATCCCTTGTCGGATTATTACTGGTTCTGTTAGCTGACAAATTCGCCAAATCTATTGGCGAAGACGGACTGATTTAG
- a CDS encoding carbohydrate ABC transporter permease, whose amino-acid sequence MNKKKKNVEFAESQGTSKIKVGDIVIMVIITLLCLTCILPFIHLAAKSVSSNTAVLSKSIFLLPKGINFDAYISIFKDGQLTHSMVYSVLVTVLFTIVGLILTTCAAYPLSRKNFKGRNIFALLLLFSMYFSAGLIPEYLLMKDLGLLNTMWVLILPLAFSPYNTLIMKSFLQATIPDSLEESAKLDGATNFQILFRIVLPLSKSIIATLALFFAVGRWNAYADAKYYITTKALQPIQYLLSNMVLNSSSDSVSLSEAAQVVSTPEVLQAATIMFATLPIICIYPFVQKYFVKGVMIGAVKG is encoded by the coding sequence ATGAACAAAAAGAAAAAAAATGTAGAATTTGCCGAGTCCCAAGGTACTAGTAAAATCAAAGTTGGTGATATCGTAATCATGGTTATTATTACACTGCTGTGTTTAACCTGTATTTTACCGTTTATACATTTAGCGGCTAAGTCAGTAAGCAGTAACACTGCCGTATTATCAAAATCAATTTTTTTACTTCCAAAAGGAATTAACTTTGATGCCTATATATCCATTTTCAAAGATGGACAATTAACCCATTCTATGGTCTACTCAGTATTGGTAACCGTATTGTTTACAATCGTGGGTCTTATTTTAACAACCTGTGCAGCTTACCCATTATCCCGTAAAAACTTTAAGGGAAGAAACATATTTGCTTTATTACTATTGTTTTCGATGTATTTTAGTGCCGGTTTGATTCCTGAATACTTGTTAATGAAGGATCTTGGATTACTAAATACTATGTGGGTATTAATATTACCGTTAGCTTTCTCTCCGTATAATACCTTAATTATGAAGAGCTTTTTACAGGCAACCATTCCTGATAGCTTGGAGGAATCAGCAAAGTTAGATGGTGCAACCAATTTTCAAATACTGTTTAGAATTGTACTTCCTCTATCCAAATCTATCATTGCAACACTGGCCTTATTCTTTGCCGTAGGTAGATGGAACGCTTATGCTGATGCGAAGTATTACATTACTACAAAGGCTCTACAGCCTATCCAGTATCTCTTAAGTAACATGGTACTAAATTCATCCTCTGATTCTGTTAGTTTATCAGAAGCAGCTCAGGTTGTTAGTACACCAGAAGTATTACAGGCTGCAACTATTATGTTTGCTACCCTACCAATTATCTGTATCTATCCATTCGTACAGAAATATTTTGTTAAAGGTGTTATGATTGGTGCCGTTAAGGGCTGA
- a CDS encoding extracellular solute-binding protein, which produces MKKRFQKVVVLALVGIMTMSVFSGCGKKNPTENPGTTTAPTKAGEATETPDNTVAGIEGWTPFSEKVSITVPVYDRSKEGYPAVDDNYWTKWIQKEFGDKYNVDVDFVAIPRGDVMTKYSMLIAAEQTPTILMEYDYPKVAQWANDGAMQVIDLEKFKQVAPNYYQKMVDNNQLDYTKINGEDYFVLSERPYYNTPFSHVRFVRKDWLDKVGKEVPQNYQEYTEAIDAIIAAGLTDQPPVDLSLPTAAYVPNFGFRNFPVDEKEWAMHSSLGTASLSWEPTYKLLKRQNAEYNKGYFSKEYDLDANVADSSQAKTDFINGKLFTFAGYMSASVDWLTAFYEKNPGAELAIASVTAPVEPGVVDVPGIRADNPFGMIVGFSSLATEDQLKAAWMYMEWMSQEDVLFTLENGVEGVTYTLDENGLPKMDDTYRGEEMLNHNNNIDMTCIVHATKQLGTIEDTIKALTPQGLPQDFYQAFLDNYKSMEENKKYAYSDPVFSVPVDAESEYSAALFSLYQEYSVQLTKCKPEEFDALYEKLSKQYLDAGYQEIIDERLEAYEAGNTTKLILSE; this is translated from the coding sequence ATGAAAAAAAGATTTCAAAAAGTTGTTGTATTAGCTTTAGTTGGTATAATGACAATGAGCGTTTTTTCCGGCTGCGGCAAGAAAAATCCTACGGAAAATCCCGGAACAACAACTGCACCTACAAAGGCAGGGGAAGCTACAGAAACTCCTGACAATACAGTTGCCGGTATAGAAGGCTGGACACCATTCAGCGAAAAAGTTTCAATTACTGTTCCAGTTTATGACCGTTCTAAAGAAGGATATCCTGCGGTAGATGATAATTACTGGACAAAATGGATTCAAAAAGAATTCGGTGACAAATACAATGTAGATGTAGATTTTGTTGCAATCCCTCGTGGTGATGTAATGACAAAATACAGTATGCTAATTGCTGCTGAACAAACACCTACTATCTTAATGGAATATGATTATCCTAAGGTAGCGCAGTGGGCAAATGACGGAGCAATGCAGGTAATTGATTTAGAAAAGTTCAAACAGGTAGCTCCTAATTACTATCAGAAAATGGTTGATAACAACCAGTTAGACTATACAAAAATCAATGGTGAAGACTATTTTGTATTATCCGAAAGACCTTACTACAACACTCCATTTTCTCATGTAAGATTTGTTAGAAAAGATTGGTTAGATAAAGTAGGCAAAGAAGTTCCTCAGAACTATCAGGAATATACGGAAGCAATTGACGCTATTATTGCAGCAGGTCTGACTGACCAGCCTCCGGTTGATTTGTCCTTACCAACAGCTGCTTATGTACCAAACTTTGGTTTTAGAAATTTCCCAGTTGATGAAAAAGAATGGGCAATGCACTCAAGCTTAGGTACTGCTTCTCTTTCTTGGGAACCCACTTATAAATTATTAAAAAGACAAAATGCTGAATATAACAAAGGATATTTTTCTAAAGAATATGACTTAGATGCTAACGTAGCTGACAGCTCCCAGGCAAAAACTGATTTTATCAATGGTAAACTCTTTACTTTTGCTGGTTATATGTCTGCTTCCGTAGATTGGTTAACCGCTTTCTATGAAAAAAATCCAGGTGCAGAGCTTGCAATTGCAAGTGTAACAGCTCCTGTTGAACCAGGTGTTGTTGATGTTCCAGGAATTCGTGCTGATAATCCTTTTGGTATGATTGTTGGATTCAGCTCCTTAGCTACAGAAGACCAGTTAAAAGCTGCTTGGATGTATATGGAATGGATGAGTCAGGAAGATGTATTATTTACCTTAGAGAATGGTGTTGAAGGTGTTACTTATACACTTGATGAAAACGGACTTCCTAAAATGGATGACACATACAGAGGGGAAGAAATGTTAAATCACAATAATAACATTGATATGACTTGTATCGTACATGCTACGAAACAATTAGGTACTATTGAAGATACAATCAAGGCACTCACTCCTCAAGGACTTCCTCAGGACTTCTATCAAGCCTTTTTAGATAATTATAAATCAATGGAAGAAAATAAGAAGTATGCTTATTCTGATCCAGTATTCTCTGTCCCTGTTGATGCAGAAAGTGAATACTCCGCAGCTTTATTCAGCTTATATCAGGAATACAGCGTTCAGCTTACTAAATGTAAACCAGAAGAATTTGATGCTTTATATGAAAAATTAAGCAAACAATATCTGGATGCAGGCTATCAAGAAATCATTGATGAACGTTTAGAAGCTTATGAAGCTGGTAACACAACAAAACTTATTCTTTCTGAATAA